A single region of the Manihot esculenta cultivar AM560-2 chromosome 12, M.esculenta_v8, whole genome shotgun sequence genome encodes:
- the LOC110627687 gene encoding probable beta-1,3-galactosyltransferase 2 isoform X1 gives MSLNSRGELNSYKSVVSQKWTLFLCLCCFCAGMFFTNRIWIVPESKGITRTTATEAEKLKLVSEGCGIRILQQKEVRRDSKDLIGEVYKTHSAIQTLDKTISNLEMELAAARAAQESMLSGSPLSEDVKKTGSSGKKRYLMVVGINTAFSSRKRRDSVRATWMPQGEKRKKLEEEKGIIIRFVIGHSATSGGILDRAIEAEDRKHGDFLRLDHVEGYLELSAKTKIYFATAAAVWDADFYVKVDDDVHVNIATLGETLVRHRKKPRVYIGCMKSGPVLNQKGVRYHEPEYWKFGEAGNKYFRHATGQLYAISKDLATYISINQHVLHKYANEDVSLGSWFIGLDVDHIDDRRLCCGTPPDCEWKAQAGNICVASFDWSCSGICRSADRIKEVHRRCGEGEKALWSATF, from the exons atGTCTTTGAATAGCAGAGGAGAGCTGAACTCTTATAAAAGTGTTGTATCACAGAAATGGACTCTTTTTCTTTGCTTGTGTTGTTTCTGTGCTGGAATGTTCTTCACCAATAG GATATGGATAGTTCCAGAATCTAAAGGTATCACTAGGACAACTGCAACAGAAGCTGAAAAACTAAAGTTGGTTTCAGAGGGCTGTGGAATTAGAATT TTGCAACAGAAAGAAGTGCGGCGCGACTCTAAGGATCTGATCGGGGAAGTGTACAAGACTCATAGTGCCATACA GACATTAGATAAGACGATTTCAAATTTAGAGATGGAATTAGCTGCTGCAAGGGCAGCACAGGAGTCCATGCTTAGTGGATCCCCATTATCAGAGGACGTAAAGAAGACTGGATCATCTGGGAAAAAAAGGTATTTAATGGTTGTTGGAATTAATACGGCTTTTAGCAGTCGAAAACGAAGAGATTCAGTTCGTGCAACGTGGATGCCACAAG gcgaaaaaagaaagaaacttGAAGAAGAGAAGGGTATCATCATTCGATTCGTCATTGGTCATAG TGCAACTTCAGGAGGCATTTTGGATAGAGCAATTGAAGCAGAAGATAGAAAGCATGGAGATTTCTTAAGGCTG GACCATGTCGAAGGATACCTTGAATTGTCAGCGAAAACAAAGATATATTTTGCTACTGCTGCAGCTGTATGGGATGCAGATTTCTATGTCAAAGTTGATGATGATGTCCATGTAAATATAG CAACACTAGGAGAAACTCTAGTTAGACACCGAAAGAAACCACGGGTATACATCGGATGCATGAAATCTGGTCCTGTCCTTAACCAAAA GGGAGTTAGATACCATGAACCGGAGTATTGGAAATTCGGCGAGGCAGGAAACAAGTACTTCCGCCATGCCACTGGACAGCTATATGCCATTTCAAAAGATTTGGCTACATATATTTCAATAAACCA GCATGTTTTGCACAAGTATGCTAATGAGGATGTTTCATTGGGATCTTGGTTTATCGGACTTGATGTGGACCACATTGATGATCGGCGACTATGTTGCGGAACACCACCAG ATTGCGAGTGGAAGGCGCAGGCAGGCAACATCTGTGTTGCTTCATTTGATTGGAGCTGCAGTGGGATATGCAGGTCGGCGGATCGGATTAAAGAGGTCCATCGGCGGTGCGGGGAAGGTGAGAAAGCATTGTGGAGTGCAACTTTCTAA
- the LOC110627687 gene encoding probable beta-1,3-galactosyltransferase 2 isoform X2: protein MSLNSRGELNSYKSVVSQKWTLFLCLCCFCAGMFFTNRIWIVPESKGITRTTATEAEKLKLVSEGCGIRIKEVRRDSKDLIGEVYKTHSAIQTLDKTISNLEMELAAARAAQESMLSGSPLSEDVKKTGSSGKKRYLMVVGINTAFSSRKRRDSVRATWMPQGEKRKKLEEEKGIIIRFVIGHSATSGGILDRAIEAEDRKHGDFLRLDHVEGYLELSAKTKIYFATAAAVWDADFYVKVDDDVHVNIATLGETLVRHRKKPRVYIGCMKSGPVLNQKGVRYHEPEYWKFGEAGNKYFRHATGQLYAISKDLATYISINQHVLHKYANEDVSLGSWFIGLDVDHIDDRRLCCGTPPDCEWKAQAGNICVASFDWSCSGICRSADRIKEVHRRCGEGEKALWSATF, encoded by the exons atGTCTTTGAATAGCAGAGGAGAGCTGAACTCTTATAAAAGTGTTGTATCACAGAAATGGACTCTTTTTCTTTGCTTGTGTTGTTTCTGTGCTGGAATGTTCTTCACCAATAG GATATGGATAGTTCCAGAATCTAAAGGTATCACTAGGACAACTGCAACAGAAGCTGAAAAACTAAAGTTGGTTTCAGAGGGCTGTGGAATTAGAATT AAAGAAGTGCGGCGCGACTCTAAGGATCTGATCGGGGAAGTGTACAAGACTCATAGTGCCATACA GACATTAGATAAGACGATTTCAAATTTAGAGATGGAATTAGCTGCTGCAAGGGCAGCACAGGAGTCCATGCTTAGTGGATCCCCATTATCAGAGGACGTAAAGAAGACTGGATCATCTGGGAAAAAAAGGTATTTAATGGTTGTTGGAATTAATACGGCTTTTAGCAGTCGAAAACGAAGAGATTCAGTTCGTGCAACGTGGATGCCACAAG gcgaaaaaagaaagaaacttGAAGAAGAGAAGGGTATCATCATTCGATTCGTCATTGGTCATAG TGCAACTTCAGGAGGCATTTTGGATAGAGCAATTGAAGCAGAAGATAGAAAGCATGGAGATTTCTTAAGGCTG GACCATGTCGAAGGATACCTTGAATTGTCAGCGAAAACAAAGATATATTTTGCTACTGCTGCAGCTGTATGGGATGCAGATTTCTATGTCAAAGTTGATGATGATGTCCATGTAAATATAG CAACACTAGGAGAAACTCTAGTTAGACACCGAAAGAAACCACGGGTATACATCGGATGCATGAAATCTGGTCCTGTCCTTAACCAAAA GGGAGTTAGATACCATGAACCGGAGTATTGGAAATTCGGCGAGGCAGGAAACAAGTACTTCCGCCATGCCACTGGACAGCTATATGCCATTTCAAAAGATTTGGCTACATATATTTCAATAAACCA GCATGTTTTGCACAAGTATGCTAATGAGGATGTTTCATTGGGATCTTGGTTTATCGGACTTGATGTGGACCACATTGATGATCGGCGACTATGTTGCGGAACACCACCAG ATTGCGAGTGGAAGGCGCAGGCAGGCAACATCTGTGTTGCTTCATTTGATTGGAGCTGCAGTGGGATATGCAGGTCGGCGGATCGGATTAAAGAGGTCCATCGGCGGTGCGGGGAAGGTGAGAAAGCATTGTGGAGTGCAACTTTCTAA